The sequence CAGGAGTGGATATGTGGGTACCCGAAGCCGGAACGCAAATCGTACTCCCCTTGAGGTTTATCCTGCCCGATGTCCCCAGAAAAGGGATTGTAATCAACTTGGCCTCCATGAGGCTCTTTCACTTCAGGAAAGACAAAGAAAAGCTAATCGTCTCAACCTACCCGGTTGGCATCGGCATGGAAGAAAAACCCACACCAATGGGTCGCACTTATGTGGAACGCAAAGTGACCCGCCCCACCTGGTATGTTCCCGCCTCCATCGCTGCCGCTCATCGCAAGAAAGGAGATATTCTGCCGCCGTCCGTGCCACCGGGGCCGGAAAATCCATTGGGTGAATACGCCCTTTATCTGGGCAAATCCGGCTATTTGATTCATGGAACAAATAAACCGGCCAGTATTGGTTTGAAAGCCACCAACGGCTGTATCAGACTCTATCCGGAAGATATCGGGGAATTATATAGAATGACCCCGGTGAAGACGCCTGTGTCCATTATTTATCAGCCGTATCTCATTGGCCAACGCAACGGAGTGGTTTATCTGGAAGTGCATACTCCGGTGGCACAACAGAAGGTCCCCGAGGTGAGGGCCCTGTTCTCCAGATTAAGAAATACTGAGAAAAGAACAAAACGCGCAATAGACTGGGGAAAAGTGGATAAAACCCTGGCCGAGGCCCGAGGCATACCGGTTTCTATATCTGAAAACAGCACGGAATTTGAGAGACGGGACGAGAAACCGGTTGCGATCCGGCATCCGGGTAAATTGTTTGGCCATCCCGAAATTCCGGCACTGAAGATGAACGCATGGTATGTTTTGGCCGGGGAACGGTCCAACGAAAAGGATGCGGCTCGTCTGGCCGCCATTATCAACCATCAGGGACCGCAAATTCCGGCCAGAGTTCTGGCAAAAAATGGCAGTCACCGTGTTGTTGCGGGGCCTTTCGAAAACAGTAGGGAGGCGAGAGCGGTGGTGAAACGTCTGAAAATTGATCTGGACCTCGATGGTACACTGATCGAACTGACCGGCAATAACCAGTCTTCACTTACATTTTCCGATCGTAATTTTTGATCAAGTGGTATATAAACTTCCGGCAAGTGTGAACGACATGAACATTTCAAGGAAAATCAATACTTATTTTCAGCGGTTGAAAGTAGACGGAGGGGGTCAGAGGAAAAAAATAACGACTTTGCCTAATACAAACCGATCCATTTCCCATGCTGGAAATATTCGGGTCCAGAGTTGGGAAAGCTTAATGAACACAAAACAGTGGAATGAAAAGGAGGTAAATGGCGTATGAAGAAGCGTTTTCTGATGATTTCATTGATGGTTGTTTTTGCATTGGCCCTGGGAGGATGTGCCACAACGGGTGACCTTGAAAGAGTGCAGGCCCAGGAAAGAGAAACAAGTGCGA is a genomic window of Deltaproteobacteria bacterium containing:
- a CDS encoding L,D-transpeptidase family protein yields the protein MFTPLRQMTDYPILSRRFVLIVILLAITTISGCAGMRSVEVVTLPSPLHPPESVKFKEFSVAQGEAVVGRSAIIQLGKGDNLPDVARHFNLGITEISLANPGVDMWVPEAGTQIVLPLRFILPDVPRKGIVINLASMRLFHFRKDKEKLIVSTYPVGIGMEEKPTPMGRTYVERKVTRPTWYVPASIAAAHRKKGDILPPSVPPGPENPLGEYALYLGKSGYLIHGTNKPASIGLKATNGCIRLYPEDIGELYRMTPVKTPVSIIYQPYLIGQRNGVVYLEVHTPVAQQKVPEVRALFSRLRNTEKRTKRAIDWGKVDKTLAEARGIPVSISENSTEFERRDEKPVAIRHPGKLFGHPEIPALKMNAWYVLAGERSNEKDAARLAAIINHQGPQIPARVLAKNGSHRVVAGPFENSREARAVVKRLKIDLDLDGTLIELTGNNQSSLTFSDRNF